From the Pseudodesulfovibrio indicus genome, the window TGCGAGGACGCCGTCCCTGCGGCGGCCTCGCCTATCTTGTCCAGCAGATCGTCCAGGGCGCACGGCTTGAGCAGGTAGTCGAAGGCCCCGGATTTGACGCCTTCGCGGGCCGCCTGCTCCGAGCCGTGGCCCGTGAGCATGATCACCGGCAGGTCCGGCACCATCTTCTTCATTATCTGCAAGACCTCGATGCCGTCCATGTCCTCCAGCTTGAGGTCCAGGACGGCCACGTCGAAATCGTTGCCCCTGAGCACCTGGATGCCCTCGGCCCCGCTGCCCGCCGTGGTCACCGCGTAGCCCCGCTTGCCCATGCGCTTGGCCAGCACATCGAGGAAGCCGATCTCGTCGTCGACCAGCAGAACGCGGACGGGGGACTCGCTCATGGGACCTCCTAGTCCCCGCGCCGAAGGACGATATGCCTGGCGCGCGCCTCCAGGATCTTGTTCTCGTGGGCCTGCTTCTTGTCGTAGGCGTCCTCCACCTTGGACACCAGGTCCTCCAGGTTGCACGGCTTCATCATGTAGTCGAACGCCCCGGACTTCATGCCCTCGATGGCCGACTCCACGGTGGCGTGGCCGGTGAGCATGATGACCTCCACCAGGGGGTGGTCGGCCTTGACGATCTTGAGCACCTCATTGCCGTCCATGCCGGGCATCTTCACGTCCAGGACGACCACATCGTACCAGACGTCGCCGTCCAGCGCGGCGAGGGCTTGCGGGCCGTCGTAGGCCACGCCCACGGTATAGCCCCGGTTCTCCAGCCGCTTGGCCATGGTGTCCACAAAACCCCGTTCGTCGTCAACGAGTAGAATCCTTGCAGGCATCTCGCCCTCCTGATGGTCAAACTGTGTTCCGGCCCGTTCAGGCCGCTTCCTCCGTGTCCGTGTCGTCGACCCGCCCGGCGGGCAGCCGGATGGTGAAGGTCGTGCCCTCGCCCACGGCGGAGCTGACCGAAATGGTCCCGCCCATCTTGTTGATGATCCCGTAGATGATGGACAATCCCAGTCCCGTGCCCTTGCCCACCGGCTTGGTGGTGAAGAACGGGTCGAAAATGCGCGAAAGATTGGCCTGGGGAATGCCGCACCCCGTGTCCGAGATGGAGATGGCCACCACGTCGCCCTCCTGGCGGGTGATGACGTCCAGGTCGCCGCCGCCGGAATCCATGGCGTCGATGGCGTTGTTCACCAGGTTGAGAAAGACCTGCTGCATCTCGGACGGGCTGGCCTTGACCGGCGCGATGCCGTCGCCCAGGCTGGTCTCGATGATCACGTTGGCGTACTTGGCCCGCTGCTGGGAGAGTTCCACAATCTCGAGGACCAGCTCGTTGAGGTCGAAGGACATGACCGTGGGGTCGATCTTGCGGGCAAAGGACAGGAGCTTGTGGGTGATCTCCTTGCAGCGCGCGCCCTGGGTGCGGATCTGGTTCAGCGCCCGCTGGACCTCGCGCTCGTTGTCGCTCTTGGACAATCCTTCCTCCAGAAGGTCCTGAATCCAGCCCGCCTCCTCGACCATGATGGCCACCGGGTTGTTGATCTCGTGGGCGATGCCCGCGGCCAGCTCGCCCACGCTGGCCAGCTTGCCCGCCTCGATGACCTGATCGTTCATGATGTCCTTGGCCGCGTCGGCCTTCTGGACCTTGCGGGCCATGCGGCGGCTGGTCAGGACGGCCATGGCGGTGATGGCCACGCCGCCGATGAAAAGGATGAAGATCGCCAGGTTGCGGCTGCGGTTCAGGGTGGCGAAGGCGTCGGCCGTGTCCTGCTGGTAGACCATCAGCCAGTCGCCGCCCTTGATGGGACTGGTCACGAAGATCGTCTCCAGGCCCGTGGCCGGGTTGTCCATGATGGTCATGGCCGCGCGGTCGCCGCTCTCGGCCATGGACTCGGCCATGCCCTTGAGGAACGGGACCTCGGCGGCCATGTCGCGGCGCGGGGTGGTCTGGAACTCGCCCTTGCGGTTGAGGATGTAGGCCATGCCGGTCTCGCCGATGCGGATGTCCTCCACCAGCCGGTTGAAGGCGATGAAGTCCAGGGTGGTGCGCAGGACGTAGCGTTTTCCCCCGGCGTCCATGCGCAGGGCGATGATGAAATGCGGCACCCCGCGCAGCCCCAGCCCCACGTCGCTGACGTGGACCGGATGCTGCTGGACGGCCCGGAACCACTCCTCCCCGGAGTAGTCCACGCCCTGGAGCTGGAACGGGCCGGAATAGGCCACCTGGATGCCGTGGTCGTCGATCAGCCCGAGGTCCACGAAGTCCGTGCCGTGGCCCTGGACCAGGGCCTGGTGCAGGGCCTCGATGCCTTCCGGGTTGGCCAGGTGGCCGAGGTCGATGACCTCCGCCAGGACG encodes:
- a CDS encoding response regulator, coding for MSESPVRVLLVDDEIGFLDVLAKRMGKRGYAVTTAGSGAEGIQVLRGNDFDVAVLDLKLEDMDGIEVLQIMKKMVPDLPVIMLTGHGSEQAAREGVKSGAFDYLLKPCALDDLLDKIGEAAAGTASSQNETE
- a CDS encoding response regulator, which encodes MPARILLVDDERGFVDTMAKRLENRGYTVGVAYDGPQALAALDGDVWYDVVVLDVKMPGMDGNEVLKIVKADHPLVEVIMLTGHATVESAIEGMKSGAFDYMMKPCNLEDLVSKVEDAYDKKQAHENKILEARARHIVLRRGD
- a CDS encoding sensor histidine kinase, coding for MSDVHYYKGLAKSMMFTIILVSFAPLFVVVLIAGYQYSVAYEEKVEAHLRELVLKHDQTINAYLEEKVAEIRVLAEVIDLGHLANPEGIEALHQALVQGHGTDFVDLGLIDDHGIQVAYSGPFQLQGVDYSGEEWFRAVQQHPVHVSDVGLGLRGVPHFIIALRMDAGGKRYVLRTTLDFIAFNRLVEDIRIGETGMAYILNRKGEFQTTPRRDMAAEVPFLKGMAESMAESGDRAAMTIMDNPATGLETIFVTSPIKGGDWLMVYQQDTADAFATLNRSRNLAIFILFIGGVAITAMAVLTSRRMARKVQKADAAKDIMNDQVIEAGKLASVGELAAGIAHEINNPVAIMVEEAGWIQDLLEEGLSKSDNEREVQRALNQIRTQGARCKEITHKLLSFARKIDPTVMSFDLNELVLEIVELSQQRAKYANVIIETSLGDGIAPVKASPSEMQQVFLNLVNNAIDAMDSGGGDLDVITRQEGDVVAISISDTGCGIPQANLSRIFDPFFTTKPVGKGTGLGLSIIYGIINKMGGTISVSSAVGEGTTFTIRLPAGRVDDTDTEEAA